From the genome of Spinacia oleracea cultivar Varoflay chromosome 2, BTI_SOV_V1, whole genome shotgun sequence, one region includes:
- the LOC130467768 gene encoding uncharacterized protein: MMCLFHEHTFAFDNSQIGFVCPEAMSSSRIKANPQAASMYLKVVFNAEIEKEKKGDPNITKWFLIPYHQENHWILYVLDLRRGCAYIFDSAIGSNRENSAWGILCLAYQVYKFNDGICPNRATMQGLKGFHVKCAQQVGAHECGYYVMKFMHEIVTLHHNTDERLDNAYTPRNAPYTDEEIDVVREQWAKFFTTEYLFT; encoded by the exons ATGAT GTGTTTATTCCACGAACACACCTTTGCATTTGACAACTCTCAGATTGGGTTTGTTTGTCCCGAGGCAATGTCAAGCTCTAGAATCAAGGCCAACCCTCAGGCTGCATCAATGTATTTGAAAGTAGTTTTCAatgctgaaattgaaaaggagaagaagGGTGATCCTAACATTACCAAGTGGTTTTTGATCCCATACCATCAAGA AaatcattggattttgtacgtGTTAGACCTACGTAGAGGTTGTGCGTATATTTTCGACTCTGCGATAGGTTCCAACCGAGAAAATAGTGCATGGGGAATCTTGTGTTT ggcataccaagtgtacaagtttAATGATGGGATTTGTCCGAATAGAGCGACTATGCAGGGGTTGAAAGGCTTCCATGTAAAG tgtgctcaacaagtcggcgcccacgagtgtggctattacgttatgaagttcatgcatGAAATAGTCACGTTACACCATAACACTGATGAGCGGTTAGACAAT gcttacactccaagaaatgcgccttataccgatgaggaaatagatgtggttcgtgagcaatgggctaagttttttacaaccgagtatttatttacttag